From Acidobacteriota bacterium, a single genomic window includes:
- the pyk gene encoding pyruvate kinase, giving the protein MRLTKIVATLGPASSSEPAISELVAAGVDVFRLNFSHGSHAVHRQTLERVRAVAAAAGRTVSVLQDLSGPKIRTGRLAGGQPIPLVEGSVLRIATGDFVGGPGRVSTTYPELARAVGPGDRLVLDDGRLEVRVEASDGQEIVAMVVGGGDLGEHKGINAPGVRLPASSFTAKDLADLAFGLDCGVDFVALSFVQSAADLHRAREAMAGHGRPSVPLIAKIERPEAVAGMEAVLDASDGVMVARGDLGLELPLERVPRVQKEIVRGAHARGIPVIVATQVFDSMRSEPMPTRAEVSDAANAVDDLVDAIMLSGETAVGRWPRRTVETLDAVIREAESMQAAAFAEVDARVIPLEHSRALCEAAVGLATRVQASAIVAVTRGGRTPRVLSALRPAVPIFVATGDDALARRLTLHRGVRPVVLPHGPHFGATLDAVEDRLIASGWLPSGAVIVFVSIAPDLAVSHANLLGIRRLGERSSR; this is encoded by the coding sequence ATGCGCCTCACGAAGATCGTTGCCACCCTCGGTCCGGCCAGCAGCAGCGAACCGGCCATCTCGGAGCTCGTCGCGGCCGGTGTCGACGTCTTCCGGCTGAACTTCTCGCACGGGTCGCACGCCGTGCACCGTCAGACGCTGGAACGGGTCAGGGCGGTGGCGGCCGCGGCGGGCCGGACCGTCTCGGTGCTCCAGGACCTGAGCGGCCCGAAGATTCGCACCGGGCGGCTCGCCGGCGGGCAGCCCATTCCACTCGTCGAGGGCAGCGTGTTGCGGATCGCCACGGGCGACTTCGTGGGCGGGCCCGGTCGCGTGTCGACGACCTACCCGGAACTGGCGCGGGCCGTCGGTCCCGGCGACCGCCTCGTGCTCGACGACGGACGGCTCGAGGTGCGGGTCGAGGCGTCCGACGGACAGGAGATCGTCGCCATGGTCGTCGGTGGCGGCGATCTCGGCGAGCACAAGGGCATCAACGCGCCGGGCGTGCGGCTGCCGGCCTCGAGCTTCACGGCGAAGGACCTCGCCGACCTCGCCTTCGGCCTCGACTGCGGCGTCGACTTCGTCGCGTTGAGCTTCGTCCAGTCGGCCGCCGACCTGCACCGCGCGCGCGAGGCCATGGCCGGTCACGGCCGGCCGAGCGTCCCGCTCATCGCGAAGATCGAGCGGCCGGAGGCCGTGGCCGGCATGGAGGCGGTGCTCGACGCGAGCGACGGCGTCATGGTGGCGCGGGGCGACCTGGGCCTCGAGTTGCCGCTCGAGCGCGTTCCGCGGGTCCAGAAGGAGATCGTCCGGGGCGCGCACGCGCGCGGCATTCCCGTGATCGTCGCCACGCAGGTCTTCGATTCGATGCGCAGCGAGCCGATGCCGACCCGGGCCGAAGTGAGTGACGCCGCCAACGCGGTCGACGATCTCGTCGACGCGATCATGCTGTCGGGCGAGACGGCCGTGGGGCGCTGGCCACGGCGGACGGTCGAGACGCTCGACGCGGTGATCCGCGAGGCCGAGTCGATGCAGGCCGCCGCCTTCGCCGAGGTCGATGCCCGTGTCATCCCGCTAGAGCACAGCCGCGCGCTGTGCGAGGCGGCCGTCGGCCTCGCGACGCGCGTGCAGGCGAGCGCCATCGTCGCCGTGACGCGCGGAGGCCGCACGCCCCGCGTGCTGTCGGCGCTCAGGCCGGCCGTGCCGATATTCGTCGCGACCGGCGACGACGCTCTGGCGCGGCGCCTCACGCTCCATCGCGGCGTGCGGCCGGTCGTCCTGCCGCACGGCCCTCACTTCGGCGCCACCCTCGACGCGGTCGAGGACCGGCTCATCGCCAGCGGCTGGTTGCCAAGCGGCGCCGTCATCGTGTTCGTCAGCATCGCCCCCGACCTTGCCGTGAGCCACGCCAACCTGCTCGGCATCCGGCGGCTCGGTGAAAGGAGCAGTCGATGA
- a CDS encoding indolepyruvate oxidoreductase subunit beta: MKFDIVLAGVGGQGVLSVSAVIASAALDQGLDVKQSEVHGMAQRGGAVQANLRLSDQPIASDLIPSGSAALILSMEPLEGLRYLDRLSPDGTVISSINPVTNIPDYPPIDDVLATLGRLPRAVLIDSDKLAREAGSIRATNMVIVGAASRVLPLDPSTLERFIASRFASKGEKVVELNLRAFRAGREAAAR; this comes from the coding sequence ATGAAGTTCGACATCGTGCTGGCGGGCGTGGGCGGGCAGGGCGTCCTCTCGGTGTCGGCCGTCATCGCGTCGGCGGCGCTCGATCAGGGGCTCGACGTCAAGCAGTCGGAAGTGCACGGAATGGCGCAGCGGGGTGGCGCGGTGCAGGCCAACCTGCGCCTCAGCGACCAGCCGATTGCCAGCGATCTGATCCCGAGCGGCAGCGCGGCGCTCATCCTGAGCATGGAGCCGCTCGAGGGACTGCGGTATCTCGACCGCTTGTCGCCCGACGGGACCGTGATCTCGTCGATCAACCCGGTCACGAACATTCCCGACTACCCGCCCATCGACGACGTGCTCGCCACGCTCGGACGACTGCCGAGGGCCGTGCTGATCGACAGCGACAAGCTCGCGCGCGAGGCCGGGTCGATTCGCGCCACCAACATGGTGATCGTCGGCGCGGCCTCGCGGGTGCTGCCGCTCGACCCGTCGACGCTCGAGCGGTTCATCGCGTCGCGCTTCGCCTCGAAGGGGGAGAAGGTCGTCGAGCTCAACCTTCGCGCGTTTCGCGCCGGGCGCGAGGCGGCGGCCCGATGA
- a CDS encoding amidase yields the protein MTIDTWLAQAIDDARRRGLDALVPLLEGLAATRQALAEASWAPRADARLGAAEPAPAPAPSHAATGAGPVDATAHEPHLDTLTSLARRLRRGEVSAVALTERCLEAIDTGNDRLNAFITVTADLALDAARRADAELSAGRDRGPLQGIPISLKDLMDVEDVVTTAGSRVRAHARAARHAPIVARLTYAGAVIVGKCNMHEFAFGTTNEDSGWGPARHPLDPARSPGGSSGGSAASVVAGMSVASIGSDTGGSVRIPSSICGLVGLKPTYGELPTSGVVPLSWTLDHVGPLARSVEDAWTLTRAMRGDPVGMGDRLDIADPASLRMGALAGYFTDQLDPEVRHAVGVALDRLREAGTRIDEADVPSAADIAPIYLGIVFAEAAAYHAATLVSAPERYTPPVRLRLELARYLRAEDYARALLGRDRLTHEVDRALEGCHALVLPTLPVAAFPLGAETVSAGRVELPVRAAMLKLTQLFDLTGHPAITLPCGTTRRGFPIGLQIVGRRGETDRLLEVARAVEAIVR from the coding sequence ATGACGATCGACACCTGGCTGGCACAGGCCATCGACGACGCGAGGCGGCGCGGACTCGACGCCCTCGTCCCGCTGCTCGAGGGGCTGGCGGCGACCCGCCAGGCGCTCGCCGAGGCCTCGTGGGCCCCTCGGGCCGACGCCCGGCTCGGCGCCGCCGAGCCCGCGCCGGCGCCAGCGCCATCGCACGCCGCGACCGGCGCGGGTCCGGTCGACGCGACGGCGCACGAGCCGCACCTCGACACGCTGACGAGCCTCGCGCGACGGTTGCGGCGCGGAGAGGTCTCCGCCGTCGCGCTCACGGAGCGGTGTCTCGAGGCCATCGACACCGGCAACGACCGCTTGAACGCGTTCATCACGGTCACGGCAGACCTGGCACTGGACGCCGCCCGGCGGGCGGACGCCGAGCTCTCGGCGGGCCGCGATCGCGGCCCCTTGCAGGGCATCCCGATCTCGCTCAAGGACCTGATGGACGTCGAGGACGTGGTCACCACGGCGGGCTCGCGGGTCCGCGCCCACGCACGAGCGGCGCGGCACGCGCCGATCGTGGCCCGTCTGACCTACGCCGGCGCCGTGATCGTCGGCAAGTGCAACATGCACGAGTTCGCCTTCGGCACGACCAACGAGGACTCGGGCTGGGGCCCCGCACGACATCCCCTCGACCCGGCCCGGTCACCCGGCGGGTCGAGCGGCGGGTCGGCCGCGAGCGTCGTGGCCGGCATGTCGGTGGCGTCGATTGGCAGCGACACCGGAGGGTCGGTCCGCATTCCCTCGTCGATCTGCGGCCTCGTCGGACTCAAGCCGACGTATGGCGAGCTGCCGACGAGCGGCGTGGTGCCCCTGAGCTGGACGCTCGATCACGTCGGGCCGCTTGCGCGATCGGTCGAGGACGCCTGGACGCTGACGCGCGCCATGCGCGGCGATCCCGTGGGCATGGGCGATCGGCTCGACATCGCGGACCCGGCCTCGCTGCGCATGGGTGCCCTCGCGGGGTACTTCACCGACCAGCTCGATCCCGAGGTCAGGCACGCCGTCGGCGTGGCCCTTGATCGCCTGCGCGAGGCCGGCACGCGCATCGACGAGGCGGACGTGCCGAGTGCCGCCGACATCGCGCCGATCTACCTCGGCATCGTGTTCGCCGAGGCCGCGGCCTATCACGCCGCGACGCTCGTCTCGGCGCCGGAGCGCTACACGCCACCGGTCCGCCTGCGGCTCGAGCTGGCGCGCTACCTGAGGGCGGAGGACTACGCGCGGGCACTCCTCGGGCGCGACCGGCTGACGCACGAGGTCGACCGGGCGCTCGAGGGCTGCCACGCCCTCGTCCTGCCGACGCTGCCCGTCGCGGCATTCCCCCTCGGCGCCGAAACGGTGAGTGCGGGCCGCGTCGAGTTGCCGGTGCGGGCCGCCATGCTGAAGCTGACGCAGCTGTTCGACCTCACGGGCCATCCCGCCATCACGCTGCCCTGCGGGACCACCCGGCGCGGCTTCCCGATCGGCCTGCAGATCGTCGGCCGCCGCGGCGAGACGGATCGCCTCCTCGAGGTGGCACGGGCCGTCGAGGCGATCGTGCGCTAG
- a CDS encoding carboxymuconolactone decarboxylase family protein translates to MSERLQEFRVFREKMNARILESDHLGLKRFFALDTRAYEQGALPIKTKELLGLVASLVLRCDDCVTYHLVRCKEEGVTREEFLDALNVGLVVGGSITIPHLRRAVATLDDLDAMAEAE, encoded by the coding sequence ATGAGCGAGCGACTGCAGGAGTTCCGGGTGTTCCGCGAGAAGATGAACGCCCGCATCCTCGAATCGGATCACCTCGGGCTGAAGCGGTTCTTCGCGCTCGACACCCGGGCCTACGAGCAAGGCGCGCTGCCGATCAAGACGAAGGAGCTGCTCGGCCTCGTCGCCTCGCTCGTCCTCCGGTGTGACGACTGTGTGACGTACCACCTGGTGCGCTGCAAGGAGGAGGGCGTGACGCGCGAGGAGTTCCTCGATGCGCTGAACGTCGGCCTCGTCGTCGGCGGGTCGATCACCATCCCGCACCTGCGCCGCGCGGTGGCCACGCTCGACGATCTCGACGCGATGGCGGAGGCCGAATGA
- a CDS encoding indolepyruvate ferredoxin oxidoreductase, producing MAEHVLLGDEAVALGAIHAGLSAAYAYPGTPSTEIMEFLRVWQTRHGAPHAAWTANEKTAYEEALGVAFVGRRALVSMKHVGLNVAADPFMNSALVSVHGGLVVAVADDPGMHSSQNEQDSRFFADFARIPCLEPATQQEAYDMTREAFDLSERFAVPVMLRLVTRLAHARGVVRTGETRPENPLSKPADRNAWVLLPSNARRQWRRLLDRQGAIRSWATESPWNRVDGPGGQVELAVLTTGIARNYFIENAGDLAEPVVHLHVGAYPLPQGLVRDVAARARRVLVLEDGYPLVERQLRGVLPSALVVEGRESGEVPPDGELTPDLVRRALGLEVKAGMHLDGLTLPTRPPQLCQGCPHGDSYHALQLAMAGFERTMVASDIGCYTLGALPPYSAIESCVCMGASIGMAKGAAEAGFRPAIAVIGDSTFLHSGLTALVDCVSANTDMTLVILDNETVGMTGGQPTMVPSSRLQAIVLGLGVDPDHFHVLDAHPRQTEANAEVLARELAHPGLSVVVLVRECIETARAKKAEQAASRGRS from the coding sequence ATGGCCGAACATGTGCTCCTGGGCGACGAAGCCGTGGCCCTCGGTGCGATTCACGCCGGGCTGTCGGCGGCCTATGCCTACCCCGGCACGCCGTCGACGGAAATCATGGAGTTCCTCCGCGTGTGGCAGACGCGCCACGGCGCGCCGCACGCCGCCTGGACCGCCAACGAGAAGACCGCCTACGAGGAGGCGCTCGGCGTGGCGTTCGTCGGCCGGCGAGCGCTGGTCTCGATGAAGCACGTCGGGCTCAACGTCGCCGCCGACCCGTTCATGAACTCGGCGCTGGTGTCCGTGCACGGCGGCCTGGTCGTGGCGGTGGCCGACGATCCCGGCATGCACAGCTCGCAGAACGAGCAGGACAGCCGGTTCTTCGCCGACTTCGCCCGCATCCCCTGCCTCGAGCCCGCCACGCAGCAGGAGGCCTACGACATGACGCGCGAGGCCTTCGACCTGTCGGAGCGCTTCGCCGTGCCGGTCATGCTCAGGCTGGTCACGCGCCTGGCCCACGCGCGCGGCGTGGTGCGGACCGGCGAGACGCGGCCCGAGAACCCGCTCTCGAAGCCGGCCGACCGCAACGCGTGGGTGCTCCTGCCGTCGAACGCCCGCCGCCAGTGGCGCCGCCTGCTCGACCGTCAGGGCGCCATTCGCTCGTGGGCGACCGAGTCGCCCTGGAACCGGGTCGACGGACCCGGAGGCCAGGTCGAACTGGCCGTGCTCACGACCGGGATCGCTCGCAACTACTTCATCGAGAACGCGGGCGACCTCGCCGAGCCTGTCGTCCACCTGCACGTCGGTGCCTACCCGCTGCCTCAGGGGCTCGTGCGCGACGTGGCCGCCCGCGCCCGCCGCGTCCTGGTGCTCGAGGACGGCTACCCGCTGGTCGAGCGGCAGTTGCGCGGCGTGCTTCCGTCGGCGCTGGTCGTCGAGGGCCGCGAGTCGGGCGAGGTGCCGCCCGACGGCGAGCTGACGCCCGACCTGGTCCGCCGGGCCCTCGGGCTCGAGGTCAAGGCCGGGATGCACCTCGACGGGCTCACGCTGCCCACGCGGCCGCCACAGCTGTGCCAGGGATGTCCGCATGGCGACTCGTACCACGCGCTCCAGCTCGCGATGGCGGGGTTCGAGCGGACCATGGTGGCCTCCGACATCGGCTGCTACACGCTCGGCGCGCTGCCGCCGTATTCGGCCATCGAGTCGTGCGTCTGCATGGGCGCCTCAATCGGCATGGCCAAGGGCGCGGCCGAGGCGGGGTTCCGTCCCGCCATCGCCGTCATCGGCGACAGCACGTTCCTCCATTCGGGACTGACCGCGCTCGTCGACTGCGTCTCGGCGAACACCGACATGACGCTCGTCATCCTCGACAACGAGACGGTCGGGATGACCGGCGGGCAACCGACGATGGTGCCCTCGTCGCGCCTGCAGGCGATCGTGCTCGGGCTCGGTGTCGACCCCGATCACTTCCACGTGCTCGATGCGCACCCGCGGCAGACAGAGGCCAATGCCGAGGTGCTCGCGCGCGAGCTCGCGCACCCGGGCCTGTCAGTGGTCGTGCTGGTGCGCGAGTGCATCGAGACCGCGCGAGCCAAGAAGGCCGAACAGGCCGCGAGCAGGGGCAGGTCATGA
- a CDS encoding acetate--CoA ligase family protein, which yields MTLHVPGALALLDAARAGGLRLAVEPVGFPVLERLGIECPRLLCVASPGEIAAADLDGFAGDRVVVKVASSAILHRSDVGGVAVVERSVEAVRSAMARMEESLPAGPREGYTVSGFVPHAGSPGHEWLVGLRWTDDFGPVVMVGPGGLHAEFLAAHLDEATAILAVDGMTRERVTRRLSRLPLVRLVCETRRGHPPALPFGRLVDVVCAFGELARAAMPVPLFEIEINPLAVSGGRLVALDVLARLEGDARLPAPPRPRHKIARLLAPRRVAIAGVSTRQNPGRVILDNLLALGYPRDGITAIKPGVDQIAGVAAVPDVASLAAPVDLLVLAIAAREVPAAVATAADQRKAEAIIVIPGGLEEKTGTEALVASMREALARARQTGEGGPVVNGGNCLGIRSVPGRYDTMFIPQHKLGAPAGDAAPLALVSQSGAFAIARMGKLAFAAPRYVVTLGNQMDLTIGDYVAHFAGEADVEVVAVYVEGFKPGDGREFLRAARDLTESGRQVIFYRAGRTAAGAAASSSHTASIAGDYAVSRDLAREAGVIVAESLEAFEDLVTTFSALRGRVPAGRRVGAVSNAGFECVAIADALVRSPLARFDPTTTSALATLLAEARIDGLVDIHNPLDLTPMADDATFDAAVGAVADCADVDLVVVGCVPLTPALQTLERGPAHAEDLERPDALAARLGRRFAASRKPWVVVVDAGPLYDPFAAALARHRLPVFRTADRAVGALDAFVAASLTTADAES from the coding sequence ATGACACTCCACGTGCCGGGCGCGCTGGCCCTGCTCGACGCTGCGCGTGCGGGCGGTCTCAGGCTCGCCGTCGAGCCCGTCGGGTTCCCGGTCCTCGAGCGTCTCGGCATCGAGTGTCCACGCCTCCTGTGCGTGGCGTCACCCGGGGAGATCGCGGCCGCCGACCTCGACGGGTTCGCCGGCGACCGCGTCGTCGTCAAGGTGGCCTCGTCGGCCATCCTGCATCGCAGCGACGTCGGCGGCGTCGCCGTCGTCGAGCGATCGGTCGAGGCCGTCCGGTCGGCGATGGCGCGCATGGAAGAGAGCCTGCCCGCCGGCCCTCGCGAAGGCTACACCGTCAGCGGCTTCGTGCCCCACGCCGGGTCGCCCGGTCACGAGTGGCTCGTCGGGCTGCGCTGGACCGACGACTTCGGGCCGGTCGTCATGGTCGGCCCCGGGGGCCTTCACGCGGAGTTCCTCGCCGCGCACCTCGACGAGGCGACGGCCATCCTCGCGGTCGACGGCATGACGCGCGAGCGGGTCACACGGCGCCTGTCGCGCCTGCCGCTCGTCCGGCTGGTGTGCGAGACCCGGCGCGGCCACCCCCCCGCGCTGCCGTTCGGGCGGCTGGTCGACGTCGTCTGCGCGTTCGGCGAGCTCGCCCGGGCCGCCATGCCCGTGCCTCTTTTCGAGATCGAGATCAACCCCCTGGCGGTGAGCGGCGGGCGGCTCGTGGCGCTCGACGTGCTCGCGAGGCTCGAGGGCGACGCGCGGTTGCCGGCGCCGCCGCGGCCCAGGCACAAGATCGCGAGGCTGCTCGCGCCGCGCCGCGTCGCGATCGCGGGCGTCTCGACCCGCCAGAACCCGGGGCGCGTCATTCTCGACAACCTGCTGGCGCTCGGCTACCCGCGTGACGGCATCACCGCGATCAAGCCGGGCGTCGACCAGATCGCGGGCGTGGCCGCCGTGCCTGACGTCGCGTCGCTCGCGGCACCGGTCGATCTGCTCGTGCTCGCGATTGCGGCGCGCGAGGTCCCCGCGGCCGTGGCGACAGCGGCCGACCAGCGCAAGGCCGAGGCCATCATCGTCATCCCCGGCGGACTCGAGGAGAAGACCGGGACCGAGGCACTCGTCGCATCGATGCGCGAGGCGCTGGCGCGTGCGCGGCAGACCGGCGAAGGGGGGCCGGTCGTCAACGGCGGCAACTGCCTCGGCATCCGCTCGGTCCCGGGGCGGTACGACACGATGTTCATCCCCCAGCACAAGCTCGGGGCCCCCGCCGGCGACGCCGCGCCGCTCGCGCTCGTGTCGCAGAGCGGGGCATTCGCCATCGCGCGCATGGGCAAGCTCGCGTTCGCCGCGCCGCGGTACGTCGTCACGCTCGGCAACCAGATGGATCTGACGATTGGCGACTACGTGGCCCACTTCGCGGGCGAGGCCGACGTCGAGGTCGTTGCCGTCTACGTCGAGGGCTTCAAGCCAGGCGACGGCCGGGAGTTCCTTCGCGCGGCCCGCGACCTGACGGAGAGCGGGCGTCAGGTCATCTTCTACCGCGCCGGGCGGACGGCGGCTGGCGCGGCGGCTTCGTCGAGCCACACGGCCTCGATTGCCGGCGACTACGCGGTCTCGAGGGATCTGGCCCGCGAGGCCGGGGTCATCGTCGCCGAGAGCCTCGAAGCGTTCGAGGATCTCGTGACGACGTTCAGCGCGCTCCGGGGACGGGTGCCCGCCGGCCGGCGTGTGGGGGCCGTGTCGAACGCGGGGTTCGAGTGCGTGGCCATCGCCGACGCGCTCGTCCGGAGTCCGCTGGCTCGCTTCGACCCCACCACCACGAGCGCGCTCGCGACGCTGCTCGCCGAGGCGCGGATCGACGGGCTCGTCGACATCCACAACCCGCTCGACCTGACGCCGATGGCCGACGACGCGACGTTCGACGCGGCTGTGGGCGCCGTCGCCGACTGCGCGGACGTCGACCTCGTCGTCGTCGGCTGCGTGCCGCTGACGCCGGCCCTGCAGACGCTCGAACGCGGGCCGGCGCACGCCGAGGATCTCGAGAGGCCGGACGCGCTCGCCGCCCGGCTCGGGCGGCGGTTCGCCGCGAGCCGCAAGCCGTGGGTCGTCGTCGTCGATGCCGGCCCGCTGTACGATCCGTTCGCTGCGGCCCTCGCGCGGCACCGCCTTCCGGTCTTCCGGACGGCCGACCGCGCTGTCGGCGCCCTCGACGCCTTCGTCGCGGCCAGTCTGACGACGGCCGACGCCGAATCGTGA
- a CDS encoding cystathionine gamma-synthase family protein, with translation MSTPDKPYRHKTIGARRLAPETLMMSYGYDPHLSEGAVKCPIFHTSTFVFKTAEEGKSFFELAYGLREQGPQEEPGLIYSRINNPDLQVLEERLTLWDGAESGLAFASGMAAISTTLLTFLRPGDVIVHSEPVYGGTEFLIEHVLPQFQIAHEEFGVYPGGRSLDDALAAARQKGRVAVIFIETPANPTNDLIDIAVCADASRRVGPEATRPLVIVDNTFLGPLWQHPLECGADLVIYSLTKYVGGHSDLVAGATLGSDAHIGPVRAMRTILGTICDPQTAWLLLRSMETLKLRMTSSMKNARYVAEFLSEHPKVAKVHYLGFLEEGTTQREIYQRQCKAPGSTFSFEIHGGEAEAFRLLNHLHLVRLAVSLGGTESLMQHPATMTHADVPAERLSEMGVTPAMLRISVGIEHPEDVIADLSQALDAV, from the coding sequence ATGTCCACGCCAGACAAGCCGTACCGCCACAAGACGATTGGCGCGCGCCGCCTCGCGCCGGAAACGCTGATGATGAGCTACGGGTACGACCCGCATCTGTCGGAAGGCGCGGTGAAGTGCCCGATCTTCCACACCTCGACGTTCGTCTTCAAGACCGCCGAGGAGGGCAAGTCGTTCTTCGAGCTCGCCTATGGCCTGCGCGAGCAGGGTCCGCAGGAGGAGCCCGGGCTCATCTACAGCCGCATCAACAACCCCGACCTCCAGGTGCTCGAGGAACGGCTCACGCTGTGGGACGGCGCCGAGTCGGGCCTCGCCTTCGCGAGCGGGATGGCGGCGATCTCGACGACGCTGCTGACGTTCCTGCGGCCCGGCGACGTCATCGTGCACAGCGAGCCGGTGTACGGCGGAACCGAGTTCCTGATCGAGCACGTGCTGCCGCAGTTCCAGATCGCGCACGAGGAGTTCGGCGTCTACCCGGGTGGCCGGTCGCTCGACGACGCGCTGGCGGCCGCGCGCCAGAAAGGGCGGGTGGCCGTCATCTTCATCGAGACGCCGGCCAACCCGACCAACGACCTCATCGACATCGCCGTGTGCGCGGACGCGTCACGCCGCGTCGGCCCGGAGGCGACCCGCCCGCTCGTCATCGTCGACAACACGTTCCTCGGTCCGCTCTGGCAGCACCCCCTCGAGTGCGGCGCCGACCTCGTCATCTACTCGCTGACGAAGTACGTCGGCGGCCACAGCGACCTCGTGGCCGGTGCCACGCTCGGGTCGGACGCGCACATCGGCCCCGTGCGCGCCATGCGCACTATCCTGGGCACCATCTGCGATCCGCAGACGGCCTGGCTGCTGCTGCGGTCGATGGAGACGCTCAAGCTCCGCATGACCTCGTCGATGAAGAACGCCCGCTACGTCGCGGAGTTCCTGAGCGAGCATCCGAAGGTGGCGAAGGTGCACTACCTCGGGTTCCTCGAAGAGGGCACCACCCAGCGCGAGATCTACCAGCGTCAGTGCAAGGCGCCGGGGTCGACCTTCTCGTTCGAGATTCACGGGGGCGAGGCCGAGGCGTTCCGGCTGCTCAACCACCTGCACCTCGTGCGGCTCGCGGTCAGCCTCGGGGGCACCGAGAGCCTGATGCAGCACCCGGCGACGATGACGCACGCCGACGTGCCGGCCGAGCGCCTGAGCGAGATGGGCGTGACGCCCGCGATGCTGCGCATCTCGGTCGGCATCGAGCACCCTGAGGACGTCATCGCCGACCTGTCTCAGGCGCTCGACGCCGTGTGA